In Oncorhynchus tshawytscha isolate Ot180627B linkage group LG28, Otsh_v2.0, whole genome shotgun sequence, a genomic segment contains:
- the LOC112227030 gene encoding epidermal retinol dehydrogenase 2 isoform X2 yields MNFLMETLQVIVMSIYYNMEAVVRLFIPPKNKNVTGEIVLITGAGSGIGRLLAEKFAPLGVSLVLWDINQEGMEETSRLVQEKGATKVHYYLCDCSDKSEVYRVADKVKREVGDVSILINNAGIVTGRKFMDAPDSLIEKTFEVNTMAHFWTYKAFLPAMTANNHGHLVSIASSAGLIGVNGLADYCASKFAAIGFAESVALELLATGKDGVKTTIVCPFFINTGMFDGCNTKWPLLLPILDPDYVANKIIEAILTDQVYLLLPRTMYFIIGLKNSLRWKQAALLGKYLGAFENPEHCETTSLKLQ; encoded by the exons ATGAATTTCCTCATGGAAACCCTTCAAGTGATCGTAATGTCGATCTATTACAACATGGAGGCGGTTGTCCGACTGTTCATCCCACCCAAGAACAAAAATGTCACCGGTGAAATCGTCCTCATCACTGGGGCGGGCAGCGGCATTGGCCGGCTCCTGGCTGAGAAGTTTGCCCCCCTGGGCGTTTCTCTGGTCTTGTGGGACATCAACCAGGAGGGCATGGAGGAGACTTCAAGGCTAGTGCAGGAGAAAGGGGCGACTAAGGTCCACTACTACTTGTGTGACTGCAGTGACAAGTCCGAAGTCTACAGAGTGGCTGACAAG GtcaagagagaggtgggggatgtAAGCATTCTCATAAACAACGCAGGCATCGTCACGGGCAGGAAGTTCATGGATGCACCAGACTCCCTCATTGAGAAAACCTTCGAAGTTAACACCATGGCACACTTTTGG ACATATAAAGCCTTTCTCCCAGCGATGACTGCCAACAACCACGGTCATCTGGTCAGCATTGCCAGTTCAGCTGGTCTGATTGGTGTCAATGGGCTAGCAG ATTACTGTGCCAGTAAGTTTGCTGCTATTGGCTTTGCTGAGTCTGTGGCTCTGGAGCTGCTGGCTACTGGGAAGGATGGAGTCAAGACTACCATAGTGTGTCCATTCTTCATCAATACTGGCATGTTCGATGGCTGCAATACTAA GTGGCCTCTCTTGTTGCCGATCCTGGATCCAGACTACGTAGCAAACAAGATCATTGAAGCCATTTTAACTGACCAGGTCTACCTTCTGCTCCCAAGGACCATGTATTTTATCATAGGCCTGAAGAA CTCCTTGAGGTGGAAGCAGGCAGCTCTCCTGGGGAAGTACCTGGGTGCCTTCGAGAACCCAGAGCACTGTGAGACAACAAGCCTTAAGCTGCAGTGA
- the LOC112227030 gene encoding epidermal retinol dehydrogenase 2 isoform X1, translated as MNFLMETLQVIVMSIYYNMEAVVRLFIPPKNKNVTGEIVLITGAGSGIGRLLAEKFAPLGVSLVLWDINQEGMEETSRLVQEKGATKVHYYLCDCSDKSEVYRVADKVKREVGDVSILINNAGIVTGRKFMDAPDSLIEKTFEVNTMAHFWTYKAFLPAMTANNHGHLVSIASSAGLIGVNGLADYCASKFAAIGFAESVALELLATGKDGVKTTIVCPFFINTGMFDGCNTKWPLLLPILDPDYVANKIIEAILTDQVYLLLPRTMYFIIGLKNIIPAKLGILLGMYLGAFNFMDAFKGRVKKVE; from the exons ATGAATTTCCTCATGGAAACCCTTCAAGTGATCGTAATGTCGATCTATTACAACATGGAGGCGGTTGTCCGACTGTTCATCCCACCCAAGAACAAAAATGTCACCGGTGAAATCGTCCTCATCACTGGGGCGGGCAGCGGCATTGGCCGGCTCCTGGCTGAGAAGTTTGCCCCCCTGGGCGTTTCTCTGGTCTTGTGGGACATCAACCAGGAGGGCATGGAGGAGACTTCAAGGCTAGTGCAGGAGAAAGGGGCGACTAAGGTCCACTACTACTTGTGTGACTGCAGTGACAAGTCCGAAGTCTACAGAGTGGCTGACAAG GtcaagagagaggtgggggatgtAAGCATTCTCATAAACAACGCAGGCATCGTCACGGGCAGGAAGTTCATGGATGCACCAGACTCCCTCATTGAGAAAACCTTCGAAGTTAACACCATGGCACACTTTTGG ACATATAAAGCCTTTCTCCCAGCGATGACTGCCAACAACCACGGTCATCTGGTCAGCATTGCCAGTTCAGCTGGTCTGATTGGTGTCAATGGGCTAGCAG ATTACTGTGCCAGTAAGTTTGCTGCTATTGGCTTTGCTGAGTCTGTGGCTCTGGAGCTGCTGGCTACTGGGAAGGATGGAGTCAAGACTACCATAGTGTGTCCATTCTTCATCAATACTGGCATGTTCGATGGCTGCAATACTAA GTGGCCTCTCTTGTTGCCGATCCTGGATCCAGACTACGTAGCAAACAAGATCATTGAAGCCATTTTAACTGACCAGGTCTACCTTCTGCTCCCAAGGACCATGTATTTTATCATAGGCCTGAAGAA TATTATACCCGCCAAGCTTGGGATTCTGCTGGGGATGTATCTGGGAGCTTTCAACTTTATGGATGCTTTCAAAGGACGCGTCAAGAAGGTGGAGtag